The Brassica napus cultivar Da-Ae chromosome C7, Da-Ae, whole genome shotgun sequence genome has a segment encoding these proteins:
- the LOC106425234 gene encoding beta-glucosidase 3 isoform X1 gives MNKILMVTIFLALASSGGCGNVYSRKDFPKGFSFGAGASAYQWEGAVDEDGRKPSVWDTFVHSHNQDNGDITSDGYHKYKEDVQLMVETGLDAYRFSISWSRLIPNGRGPVNPKGLQFYKNFIELLVNHGIQPHVTLYHYDHPQYLENEYGGWLNRKSIEDFTDYADVCFREFGNHVKFWTTINEANIYTIGGYSDGLLPPGHCSSRSKCSSGNSSTEPYIVGHNLLLAHASASRLYKQKYKDIQGGSVGFSVFTIGFTPSTSSTNDEIAVQRAKAFIFGWMLGPLTYGDYPDEMKRIVGSRLPVFTEEESALVKGSSDFVGVIHYLAASVTSVTHVKSQRDPGFFTDMGISMKVIGNYTSFHYAIVPWAMEAVLEYIKESYGNPPVYILENGTPMKQNLQDTPRIEFLHAYIGAVLNSITNGSDTRGYFVWSFMDLYELLSGYEYSFGLYFVNFSDPHRKRTPKLSAHWYSAVLKDNTTFLGSQGIAQLQSNFSSPY, from the exons aTGAATAAGATTTTGATGGTTACCATTTTTCTGGCTTTGGCGTCGTCTGGGGGATGCGGCAATGTTTACAGCAGAAAAGATTTCCCAAAGGGCTTCTCGTTCGGTGCAGGCGCTTCTGCTTATCAG TGGGAAGGAGCTGTTGATGAAGACGGTAGAAAGCCAAGTGTATGGGACACTTTTGTTCACTCTC ATAACCAAGATAATGGAGACATAACATCTGATGGGTATCACAAGTACAAG GAAGATGTGCAGCTAATGGTGGAAACTGGATTAGATGCCTACCGATTCTCCATCTCTTGGTCTAGGCTTATACCGA ATGGAAGAGGTCCTGTTAACCCAAAGGGTCTGCAGTTTTACAAGAACTTCATCGAACTACTTGTAAACCATG GGATTCAACCACATGTTACACTCTACCACTACGATCATCCTCAGTATCTCGAGAATGAATATGGAGGATGGCTCAACCGAAAAAGCAT CGAAGACTTTACTGATTACGCAGATGTTTGCTTCAGAGAGTTTGGGAACCATGTCAAATTCTGGACCACGATCAACGAGGCTAATATATACACTATCGGAGGCTACAGTGATGGTTTGTTACCGCCTGGTCATTGCTCCTCACGAAGTAAATGCTCGTCAGGGAACTCTTCGACTGAACCATATATCGTAGGCCATAACTTGCTTCTTGCGCACGCCTCTGCTTCAAGACTATATAAGCAAAAGTACAAG GATATACAGGGAGGTTCCGTAGGCTTTAGCGTATTTACGATAGGGTTTACTCCTTCTACAAGCTCCACGAATGATGAGATCGCAGTTCAAAGAGCTAAAGCTTTCATATTCGGATG GATGCTTGGGCCTCTTACATATGGAGACTATCCCGATGAAATGAAAAGAATCGTTGGATCAAGACTACCAGTTTTCACAGAAGAAGAATCAGCATTAGTTAAAGGCTCTTCTGACTTTGTAGGAGTCATTCACTATCTTGCAGCTTCTGTGACTTCTGTCACACACGTCAAGTCCCAAAGAGACCCCGGTTTCTTCACAGACATGGGCATATCTATGAAAG TCATTGGGAACTATACATCTTTCCAC TATGCTATTGTTCCATGGGCTATGGAAGCTGTCCTGGAGTATATAAAGGAGAGCTATGGCAATCCTCCTGTCTACATTCTCGAgaatg GTACACCGATGAAGCAAAATTTGCAGGACACACCAAGAATTGAGTTCTTACATGCTTATATTGGTGCTGTGCTCAACTCCATTAC GAACGGATCAGACACGAGAGGCTACTTCGTATGGTCCTTTATGGATCTATATGAATTACTAAGCGGATACGAGTATAGTTTTGGATTGTACTTCGTGAATTTCAGCGATCCTCACCGCAAGAGAACTCCAAAGCTCTCTGCTCATTGGTACTCTGCTGTTCTCAAGGACAACACCACCTTTCTTGGTTCACAAGGCATCGCGCAATTGCAAAGCAACTTTTCTTCTCCCTACTAG
- the LOC106425234 gene encoding beta-glucosidase 3 isoform X2 — protein sequence MFTAEKISQRASRSVQALLLISMCAVFLKWEGAVDEDGRKPSVWDTFVHSHNQDNGDITSDGYHKYKEDVQLMVETGLDAYRFSISWSRLIPNGRGPVNPKGLQFYKNFIELLVNHGIQPHVTLYHYDHPQYLENEYGGWLNRKSIEDFTDYADVCFREFGNHVKFWTTINEANIYTIGGYSDGLLPPGHCSSRSKCSSGNSSTEPYIVGHNLLLAHASASRLYKQKYKDIQGGSVGFSVFTIGFTPSTSSTNDEIAVQRAKAFIFGWMLGPLTYGDYPDEMKRIVGSRLPVFTEEESALVKGSSDFVGVIHYLAASVTSVTHVKSQRDPGFFTDMGISMKVIGNYTSFHYAIVPWAMEAVLEYIKESYGNPPVYILENGTPMKQNLQDTPRIEFLHAYIGAVLNSITNGSDTRGYFVWSFMDLYELLSGYEYSFGLYFVNFSDPHRKRTPKLSAHWYSAVLKDNTTFLGSQGIAQLQSNFSSPY from the exons ATGTTTACAGCAGAAAAGATTTCCCAAAGGGCTTCTCGTTCGGTGCAGGCGCTTCTGCTTATCAG tatgtgtgcTGTTTTTTTAAAGTGGGAAGGAGCTGTTGATGAAGACGGTAGAAAGCCAAGTGTATGGGACACTTTTGTTCACTCTC ATAACCAAGATAATGGAGACATAACATCTGATGGGTATCACAAGTACAAG GAAGATGTGCAGCTAATGGTGGAAACTGGATTAGATGCCTACCGATTCTCCATCTCTTGGTCTAGGCTTATACCGA ATGGAAGAGGTCCTGTTAACCCAAAGGGTCTGCAGTTTTACAAGAACTTCATCGAACTACTTGTAAACCATG GGATTCAACCACATGTTACACTCTACCACTACGATCATCCTCAGTATCTCGAGAATGAATATGGAGGATGGCTCAACCGAAAAAGCAT CGAAGACTTTACTGATTACGCAGATGTTTGCTTCAGAGAGTTTGGGAACCATGTCAAATTCTGGACCACGATCAACGAGGCTAATATATACACTATCGGAGGCTACAGTGATGGTTTGTTACCGCCTGGTCATTGCTCCTCACGAAGTAAATGCTCGTCAGGGAACTCTTCGACTGAACCATATATCGTAGGCCATAACTTGCTTCTTGCGCACGCCTCTGCTTCAAGACTATATAAGCAAAAGTACAAG GATATACAGGGAGGTTCCGTAGGCTTTAGCGTATTTACGATAGGGTTTACTCCTTCTACAAGCTCCACGAATGATGAGATCGCAGTTCAAAGAGCTAAAGCTTTCATATTCGGATG GATGCTTGGGCCTCTTACATATGGAGACTATCCCGATGAAATGAAAAGAATCGTTGGATCAAGACTACCAGTTTTCACAGAAGAAGAATCAGCATTAGTTAAAGGCTCTTCTGACTTTGTAGGAGTCATTCACTATCTTGCAGCTTCTGTGACTTCTGTCACACACGTCAAGTCCCAAAGAGACCCCGGTTTCTTCACAGACATGGGCATATCTATGAAAG TCATTGGGAACTATACATCTTTCCAC TATGCTATTGTTCCATGGGCTATGGAAGCTGTCCTGGAGTATATAAAGGAGAGCTATGGCAATCCTCCTGTCTACATTCTCGAgaatg GTACACCGATGAAGCAAAATTTGCAGGACACACCAAGAATTGAGTTCTTACATGCTTATATTGGTGCTGTGCTCAACTCCATTAC GAACGGATCAGACACGAGAGGCTACTTCGTATGGTCCTTTATGGATCTATATGAATTACTAAGCGGATACGAGTATAGTTTTGGATTGTACTTCGTGAATTTCAGCGATCCTCACCGCAAGAGAACTCCAAAGCTCTCTGCTCATTGGTACTCTGCTGTTCTCAAGGACAACACCACCTTTCTTGGTTCACAAGGCATCGCGCAATTGCAAAGCAACTTTTCTTCTCCCTACTAG
- the LOC106425234 gene encoding beta-glucosidase 3 isoform X4, with the protein MLHSTTTIILSISRMNMEDGSTEKAYFTDYADVCFREFGNHVKFWTTINEANIYTIGGYSDGLLPPGHCSSRSKCSSGNSSTEPYIVGHNLLLAHASASRLYKQKYKDIQGGSVGFSVFTIGFTPSTSSTNDEIAVQRAKAFIFGWMLGPLTYGDYPDEMKRIVGSRLPVFTEEESALVKGSSDFVGVIHYLAASVTSVTHVKSQRDPGFFTDMGISMKVIGNYTSFHYAIVPWAMEAVLEYIKESYGNPPVYILENGTPMKQNLQDTPRIEFLHAYIGAVLNSITNGSDTRGYFVWSFMDLYELLSGYEYSFGLYFVNFSDPHRKRTPKLSAHWYSAVLKDNTTFLGSQGIAQLQSNFSSPY; encoded by the exons ATGTTACACTCTACCACTACGATCATCCTCAGTATCTCGAGAATGAATATGGAGGATGGCTCAACCGAAAAAGCAT ACTTTACTGATTACGCAGATGTTTGCTTCAGAGAGTTTGGGAACCATGTCAAATTCTGGACCACGATCAACGAGGCTAATATATACACTATCGGAGGCTACAGTGATGGTTTGTTACCGCCTGGTCATTGCTCCTCACGAAGTAAATGCTCGTCAGGGAACTCTTCGACTGAACCATATATCGTAGGCCATAACTTGCTTCTTGCGCACGCCTCTGCTTCAAGACTATATAAGCAAAAGTACAAG GATATACAGGGAGGTTCCGTAGGCTTTAGCGTATTTACGATAGGGTTTACTCCTTCTACAAGCTCCACGAATGATGAGATCGCAGTTCAAAGAGCTAAAGCTTTCATATTCGGATG GATGCTTGGGCCTCTTACATATGGAGACTATCCCGATGAAATGAAAAGAATCGTTGGATCAAGACTACCAGTTTTCACAGAAGAAGAATCAGCATTAGTTAAAGGCTCTTCTGACTTTGTAGGAGTCATTCACTATCTTGCAGCTTCTGTGACTTCTGTCACACACGTCAAGTCCCAAAGAGACCCCGGTTTCTTCACAGACATGGGCATATCTATGAAAG TCATTGGGAACTATACATCTTTCCAC TATGCTATTGTTCCATGGGCTATGGAAGCTGTCCTGGAGTATATAAAGGAGAGCTATGGCAATCCTCCTGTCTACATTCTCGAgaatg GTACACCGATGAAGCAAAATTTGCAGGACACACCAAGAATTGAGTTCTTACATGCTTATATTGGTGCTGTGCTCAACTCCATTAC GAACGGATCAGACACGAGAGGCTACTTCGTATGGTCCTTTATGGATCTATATGAATTACTAAGCGGATACGAGTATAGTTTTGGATTGTACTTCGTGAATTTCAGCGATCCTCACCGCAAGAGAACTCCAAAGCTCTCTGCTCATTGGTACTCTGCTGTTCTCAAGGACAACACCACCTTTCTTGGTTCACAAGGCATCGCGCAATTGCAAAGCAACTTTTCTTCTCCCTACTAG
- the LOC106425234 gene encoding beta-glucosidase 3 isoform X3, whose protein sequence is MPTDSPSLDGRGPVNPKGLQFYKNFIELLVNHGIQPHVTLYHYDHPQYLENEYGGWLNRKSIEDFTDYADVCFREFGNHVKFWTTINEANIYTIGGYSDGLLPPGHCSSRSKCSSGNSSTEPYIVGHNLLLAHASASRLYKQKYKDIQGGSVGFSVFTIGFTPSTSSTNDEIAVQRAKAFIFGWMLGPLTYGDYPDEMKRIVGSRLPVFTEEESALVKGSSDFVGVIHYLAASVTSVTHVKSQRDPGFFTDMGISMKVIGNYTSFHYAIVPWAMEAVLEYIKESYGNPPVYILENGTPMKQNLQDTPRIEFLHAYIGAVLNSITNGSDTRGYFVWSFMDLYELLSGYEYSFGLYFVNFSDPHRKRTPKLSAHWYSAVLKDNTTFLGSQGIAQLQSNFSSPY, encoded by the exons ATGCCTACCGATTCTCCATCTCTTG ATGGAAGAGGTCCTGTTAACCCAAAGGGTCTGCAGTTTTACAAGAACTTCATCGAACTACTTGTAAACCATG GGATTCAACCACATGTTACACTCTACCACTACGATCATCCTCAGTATCTCGAGAATGAATATGGAGGATGGCTCAACCGAAAAAGCAT CGAAGACTTTACTGATTACGCAGATGTTTGCTTCAGAGAGTTTGGGAACCATGTCAAATTCTGGACCACGATCAACGAGGCTAATATATACACTATCGGAGGCTACAGTGATGGTTTGTTACCGCCTGGTCATTGCTCCTCACGAAGTAAATGCTCGTCAGGGAACTCTTCGACTGAACCATATATCGTAGGCCATAACTTGCTTCTTGCGCACGCCTCTGCTTCAAGACTATATAAGCAAAAGTACAAG GATATACAGGGAGGTTCCGTAGGCTTTAGCGTATTTACGATAGGGTTTACTCCTTCTACAAGCTCCACGAATGATGAGATCGCAGTTCAAAGAGCTAAAGCTTTCATATTCGGATG GATGCTTGGGCCTCTTACATATGGAGACTATCCCGATGAAATGAAAAGAATCGTTGGATCAAGACTACCAGTTTTCACAGAAGAAGAATCAGCATTAGTTAAAGGCTCTTCTGACTTTGTAGGAGTCATTCACTATCTTGCAGCTTCTGTGACTTCTGTCACACACGTCAAGTCCCAAAGAGACCCCGGTTTCTTCACAGACATGGGCATATCTATGAAAG TCATTGGGAACTATACATCTTTCCAC TATGCTATTGTTCCATGGGCTATGGAAGCTGTCCTGGAGTATATAAAGGAGAGCTATGGCAATCCTCCTGTCTACATTCTCGAgaatg GTACACCGATGAAGCAAAATTTGCAGGACACACCAAGAATTGAGTTCTTACATGCTTATATTGGTGCTGTGCTCAACTCCATTAC GAACGGATCAGACACGAGAGGCTACTTCGTATGGTCCTTTATGGATCTATATGAATTACTAAGCGGATACGAGTATAGTTTTGGATTGTACTTCGTGAATTTCAGCGATCCTCACCGCAAGAGAACTCCAAAGCTCTCTGCTCATTGGTACTCTGCTGTTCTCAAGGACAACACCACCTTTCTTGGTTCACAAGGCATCGCGCAATTGCAAAGCAACTTTTCTTCTCCCTACTAG
- the LOC106425238 gene encoding 1,8-cineole synthase 1, chloroplastic-like: MATFCMSSPPIYINAFTSNVRLRRFACKSMTKMKSDDVSVDLCRRSGNYQPSPWDHHSLLAITNKYANEKEVITRDVLKKKMKKILDVELKTSLEQLELIDDLQKLGISHHFELEIKDILTDLHHKNEKHLWNCDKEEDLHATALEFRLLRQHGFEISEDVFDVIVNKIESVTFKSDDIKSIITLYEASYLSSKSDTKLYKVIRPFATEKLREYVNSDRNNETYKTREKAIHALEMPYHWRMRRLETRWYIDAYEKKHDMNLALMELAKIDFNIVQASHQEELKYVSSWWKEACLSNQLPFVRDGIVENYFWNVGIIYEPQFGYTRRFMTIISALIITIDDIYDIYGTLEELELFTAMVDNWNVNGLDELPEYMRLCFLVLYNEINGIGCDILKHKNINVIPFLKKSWTDLCKAYLVEAKWYKRGYKPSLEEYMQNAWISTSVPAMLIHFYCVFSDQISIQILESLSEHRQNVVRCSATVLRLANDLATSPDELARGDVLKSVQCYMHETGASEEEARGHVQQMISDTWNEMNYEAKIALLPRGFVEATVNLARMSQCIYQHGDGHGRPDKAKTVERVMSLFVSPVPLD; encoded by the exons ATGGCTACTTTCTGTATGTCCTCGCCTCCTATTTATATAAATGCATTCACCTCTAATGTTCGTCTTCGTCGTTTCGCATGCAAATCAATGACCAAAATGAAGTCGGATGATGTTTCTGTTGACCTCTGTCGACGCTCCGGTAATTACCAACCTTCTCCTTGGGACCATCATTCACTCCTCGCGATCACGAACAAATATGCG AATGAAAAGGAAGTGATAACTAGAGATGTgttaaagaagaaaatgaagaagatacTTGATGTTGAGCTGAAAACCAGTCTTGAGCAATTAGAGCTCATCGATGATCTGCAAAAACTTGGGATTTCACACCATTTTGAGCTAGAAATAAAGGACATTTTAACGGATTTGcatcataaaaatgaaaaacatttatgGAATTGTGACAAGGAGGAAGATCTACATGCCACTGCACTCGAATTCCGACTTCTTAGACAACATGGTTTTGAGATCTCAGAAG ATGTATTTGATGTGATCGTCAACAAAATAGAAAGTGTTACGTTCAAGAGTGATGATATAAAAAGTATCATCACTTTATACGAAGCGTCGTACCTGTCCTCAAAGTCGGATACTAAACTTTATAAAGTCATCAGACCTTTTGCGACAGAAAAACTAAGAGAATATGTTAATAGTGATCGTAATAATGAAACTTACAAGACACGTGAGAAGGCGATCCATGCTTTAGAAATGCCGTACCATTGGAGAATGAGACGGCTGGAGACAAGATGGTACATAGATGCATACGAAAAGAAACATGACATGAATCTTGCCTTGATGGAACTCGCCAAAATTGATTTCAATATCGTACAAGCTTCTCACCAAGAAGAACTCAAATACGTTTCCAG CTGGTGGAAGGAGGCATGTTTAAGTAATCAACTTCCCTTTGTAAGAGATGGAATAGTCGAGAATTACTTTTGGAACGTTGGAATAATATATGAACCTCAATTTGGATATACACGACGATTCATGACTATAATTAGTGCACTTATAATAACCATTGACGACATCTACGATATTTATGGCACTCTTGAAGAACTTGAACTCTTCACTGCCATGGTTGATAA TTGGAACGTAAATGGTCTTGATGAGCTCCCCGAGTACATGAGGCTGTGTTTTCTTGTCTTGTACAATGAAATCAATGGCATTGGATGTGATATTctcaaacataaaaatatcaacGTCATTCCTTTTCTCAAAAAATCA tGGACAGATTTATGTAAAGCATATCTAGTGGAAGCAAAATGGTACAAAAGAGGTTACAAACCAAGCTTGGAAGAATACATGCAAAATGCTTGGATATCAACATCGGTTCCAGCGATGTTAATCCACTTTTACTGCGTTTTCTCTGACCAAATCTCAATTCAAATATTGGAATCTTTGTCTGAACACCGACAAAATGTCGTCCGATGCTCCGCCACCGTCCTCCGTCTAGCTAATGATCTTGCAACTTCGCCG GATGAATTGGCGAGAGGAGACGTGCTCAAATCGGTCCAATGTTACATGCATGAGACAGGAGCATCTGAGGAAGAGGCACGTGGTCACGTGCAGCAGATGATCAGCGACACTTGGAACGAAATGAATTACGAAGCAAAAATTGCATTACTCCCTCGAGGTTTTGTGGAGGCCACAGTGAACCTGGCACGCATGTCGCAGTGCATATATCAACACGGTGATGGTCATGGACGTCCAGACAAAGCCAAGACTGTTGAGCGTGTCATGTCCTTGTTTGTTAGTCCAGTCCCGTTGGATTAa